The Thiogranum longum genome includes a region encoding these proteins:
- the rsmD gene encoding 16S rRNA (guanine(966)-N(2))-methyltransferase RsmD, translating into MASSANQVRIIAGRWRGRKLTFPDAEGLRPSSDRVRETLFNWLSGLAPGACCLDMFAGSGALGFEAASRGADCVVLLERNPAVAEALQASRDQLDGVNIEVHCTDALRWVQSCNASFDLVFLDPPFSDSRLLANSVAALVAGHCVKPGARIYLELPKQTQLPALPEDWIQEKAKVAGDVGYYLYRRKHDARD; encoded by the coding sequence ATGGCAAGTTCTGCAAACCAGGTTAGAATCATTGCCGGCCGCTGGCGCGGTCGCAAACTGACGTTTCCTGACGCAGAAGGATTGAGGCCCTCGTCTGACCGTGTTCGTGAAACCCTGTTTAACTGGTTGTCAGGGCTGGCACCGGGCGCTTGTTGCCTGGATATGTTTGCAGGCAGTGGCGCGTTAGGTTTCGAGGCAGCTTCAAGAGGTGCGGACTGTGTTGTTTTGCTTGAGCGAAATCCTGCAGTTGCAGAAGCGTTACAGGCGAGTCGTGATCAACTTGATGGAGTCAACATCGAGGTTCACTGCACTGATGCCTTACGCTGGGTTCAAAGTTGTAACGCCTCGTTCGATCTGGTGTTTCTCGATCCGCCTTTTTCCGATAGCCGGTTATTGGCGAACAGTGTGGCTGCTCTGGTGGCCGGTCACTGCGTAAAACCGGGAGCGCGTATCTACCTGGAGTTACCGAAACAGACACAGTTACCCGCTCTCCCCGAAGACTGGATACAGGAAAAAGCGAAGGTGGCCGGGGATGTGGGGTACTACCTGTACCGTCGAAAGCATGATGCCCGTGATTAA
- the coaD gene encoding pantetheine-phosphate adenylyltransferase, with the protein MQIAVYPGTFDPITNGHSDLIERAARRFGRVIVAIHENSGKLPALDWEERITLARSVLKEHDNVIVEGFSGLLVEFVREQGAGVILRGLRAVSDFEYEFQLASMNRQLAPEIETLFMTPDEHYAYVSSSLVREIAALGGDVTPFVHAEVVAALKRRLG; encoded by the coding sequence ATGCAAATAGCCGTTTATCCCGGAACGTTTGACCCGATCACCAATGGCCACAGCGACCTGATTGAACGTGCAGCTCGCCGCTTCGGTCGTGTGATCGTCGCCATCCACGAAAACAGTGGCAAGTTGCCGGCGCTCGACTGGGAGGAGCGCATCACGCTGGCGCGCTCGGTGCTCAAGGAGCACGACAACGTGATTGTCGAGGGGTTCAGTGGTTTGCTGGTGGAATTTGTTCGTGAACAGGGTGCAGGCGTGATCCTGCGCGGGCTGCGTGCTGTCTCGGATTTCGAGTATGAGTTCCAGCTGGCCAGCATGAACCGGCAGCTGGCGCCGGAGATCGAGACCCTGTTCATGACGCCGGACGAGCACTATGCCTATGTTTCGTCGAGTCTTGTGCGCGAAATTGCAGCCCTGGGCGGTGACGTTACCCCCTTTGTTCATGCGGAAGTTGTGGCTGCATTGAAGCGGCGATTGGGATAA
- a CDS encoding YfhL family 4Fe-4S dicluster ferredoxin, whose translation MALMITDECINCDVCEPECPNGAISQGDEIYVIDPALCTECVGHYETSQCVEVCPVDCIPFNPDVEETRDELMEKYRRLTGETA comes from the coding sequence ATGGCTTTGATGATTACTGATGAATGCATCAACTGTGATGTGTGTGAACCTGAATGCCCGAATGGTGCCATCAGCCAGGGTGACGAGATTTACGTGATTGACCCGGCGTTGTGTACCGAGTGTGTCGGACATTACGAGACCTCGCAGTGTGTAGAAGTCTGCCCGGTTGACTGTATTCCGTTCAACCCCGATGTCGAGGAAACCCGTGATGAGCTGATGGAAAAGTACCGTCGCCTGACCGGGGAAACGGCCTGA
- the ggt gene encoding gamma-glutamyltransferase: MPATDIPAKSRRIWPCALVGLLLPMAALAVDGQAPPRPDSQAIASAHPLATQAGMQILEAGGNAFDAAVAVTAALAVVEPYSSGIGGGGFWLLHRASDGKQVMLDGREQAPQAAHRDLYLDKQDNVVPGLSMDGALAAGIPGEPAALVRLAKDYGRLPLKQTLAPAIRLAQDGFPVDSHYRAMARFRVEALRKSPAAAGRFLENGEVPAEGVLIRQPGLAETLRALVDRGRAGFYTGKVAERLVEGVRKAGGIWTLDDLAQYRVIEREPVSFQYQGRRIVSAALPSSGGVGLATMLNILATYPLEQTEPAQRIHLVVEAMRRAYRDRAQYLGDPDFVEAPVPLLMDMRYADGLRASIHPQRATPSRLLPGVASLSKGTDTTHFSVLDREGNRVAATLSINYPFGAAFVVPGTGVLLNDEMDDFSAKPGVPNAYGLVGAEANAIAPGKRPLSSMTPTFVESEQGVAILGTPGGSRIITMLLLAILDMHGGHGPASWVALPRYHHQYLPDVIQFEPGALSPRIQQTLKEQGHLLKPLDSTWGNMQAVYFDYASGKVEAASDPRGGGLASVR; the protein is encoded by the coding sequence ATGCCTGCTACTGACATTCCGGCTAAAAGCCGGCGCATATGGCCCTGTGCACTGGTTGGATTGCTCCTGCCGATGGCGGCGCTGGCTGTAGATGGACAAGCGCCGCCACGCCCGGACAGCCAGGCGATAGCCTCGGCGCACCCGCTTGCAACGCAGGCGGGTATGCAGATCCTGGAAGCCGGCGGTAACGCTTTCGATGCGGCCGTGGCAGTAACAGCGGCACTGGCTGTAGTTGAACCCTACAGCTCGGGTATCGGTGGCGGCGGATTCTGGTTGCTGCACCGGGCCAGTGACGGCAAACAGGTGATGCTGGACGGGCGTGAGCAGGCACCACAGGCGGCGCACCGTGATCTGTACCTGGACAAGCAGGATAATGTCGTACCGGGGCTGTCGATGGATGGCGCGCTGGCGGCCGGTATCCCCGGTGAGCCGGCGGCACTTGTACGACTGGCCAAAGATTACGGCCGATTACCGTTGAAGCAAACGCTGGCGCCGGCGATACGCCTTGCGCAGGACGGATTTCCGGTGGATAGCCATTACCGGGCCATGGCGCGCTTCCGTGTTGAGGCTCTGCGCAAGTCCCCCGCTGCTGCAGGACGCTTTCTCGAAAATGGTGAGGTGCCTGCCGAGGGTGTCCTGATTCGACAGCCCGGACTGGCGGAGACCCTGCGTGCACTGGTTGACCGTGGCAGAGCGGGTTTTTACACGGGCAAGGTTGCGGAGCGTCTGGTCGAGGGTGTCCGCAAGGCGGGTGGTATCTGGACGCTGGATGATCTGGCGCAGTACCGCGTTATCGAGCGCGAACCGGTCAGCTTTCAGTACCAGGGCCGGCGTATTGTTTCTGCCGCACTACCGTCTTCCGGCGGCGTCGGGCTGGCGACCATGCTGAATATTCTGGCCACTTATCCCCTTGAACAGACAGAACCTGCACAACGCATTCACCTTGTGGTTGAAGCCATGCGACGTGCCTATCGTGATCGAGCCCAATACCTTGGCGACCCCGATTTTGTCGAGGCCCCGGTGCCGCTGCTGATGGACATGCGCTATGCCGACGGTCTGCGCGCTTCGATTCATCCGCAACGTGCAACCCCAAGCCGGCTGTTACCCGGTGTGGCGAGTCTTTCGAAGGGAACTGATACCACGCATTTCTCCGTGCTGGATCGTGAAGGTAATCGGGTTGCCGCCACCTTGAGTATCAATTACCCGTTCGGGGCAGCCTTTGTTGTGCCGGGCACCGGTGTGCTGTTGAACGATGAAATGGATGACTTCTCCGCCAAGCCGGGTGTCCCCAATGCCTACGGGCTGGTGGGCGCAGAGGCCAATGCCATTGCTCCCGGCAAACGGCCGCTGTCGAGTATGACGCCGACGTTTGTCGAGTCGGAACAGGGTGTGGCCATACTGGGTACGCCGGGTGGCAGTCGTATTATCACCATGCTGTTGCTCGCCATTCTGGATATGCATGGCGGTCACGGTCCGGCTTCCTGGGTTGCGCTGCCGCGTTACCACCATCAGTACCTGCCGGATGTTATTCAGTTTGAGCCGGGCGCATTATCTCCCCGCATACAACAGACACTAAAGGAACAGGGGCATCTGCTGAAACCGCTGGATTCGACCTGGGGTAATATGCAGGCAGTGTATTTCGACTACGCCAGCGGCAAGGTGGAGGCGGCTTCCGACCCGCGCGGCGGCGGGCTCGCCAGTGTACGCTAG
- the mutM gene encoding bifunctional DNA-formamidopyrimidine glycosylase/DNA-(apurinic or apyrimidinic site) lyase: MPELPEVETTCRGIEPHLTGKRVRGLVVRQKQLRWPVPDTLAHNITGAQIRRVTRRAKYLLIETSRGTLIIHLGMSGSLRIVDDTLAPDKHDHIDLLYGNGKLLRYTDPRRFGAWLWCEQSIDRHPLLTSLGPEPLADDFNGDYLFNKSRGRKLAIKSFIMDSHTVAGVGNIYANEALFMAGIHPLRAAGRISRARHVLLADAIQAVLRAAILQGGTTLRDFLNSEGKPGYFQQSLDVYGRTSDPCPRCGTPIRETRSSQRSTFYCPRCQH, translated from the coding sequence ATGCCGGAACTGCCTGAAGTTGAAACCACGTGCCGGGGAATTGAACCTCACCTGACGGGAAAGCGCGTGCGCGGCCTTGTCGTGCGTCAGAAACAGCTACGCTGGCCGGTACCCGACACACTGGCGCACAATATTACCGGTGCACAAATAAGACGGGTAACACGACGCGCAAAATACCTGTTAATCGAAACTTCACGGGGTACGCTGATCATTCACCTTGGCATGTCCGGCAGTCTCCGTATCGTTGACGACACCCTGGCCCCGGACAAACATGATCATATCGACCTGCTCTACGGTAATGGCAAGTTACTACGCTATACCGACCCACGACGCTTCGGTGCCTGGCTGTGGTGCGAACAGTCGATTGACCGCCACCCGTTACTGACCTCACTGGGACCTGAACCACTCGCCGATGACTTCAACGGCGATTACCTGTTTAACAAATCACGTGGGCGCAAACTGGCTATCAAGTCGTTTATTATGGACAGTCACACGGTTGCGGGCGTAGGTAATATCTATGCCAATGAAGCCCTGTTTATGGCAGGCATTCATCCGCTTCGCGCAGCGGGGCGTATCAGCCGGGCGCGTCATGTTTTGCTGGCCGATGCAATACAGGCTGTTCTACGCGCAGCCATTCTCCAGGGAGGAACGACGCTGAGGGACTTCCTCAACAGTGAGGGAAAGCCGGGGTATTTCCAGCAATCGCTGGATGTATACGGCAGAACATCCGACCCTTGCCCGCGTTGCGGTACGCCCATACGCGAAACCCGCAGCAGTCAGCGATCAACGTTTTATTGCCCGCGCTGCCAGCATTAG
- a CDS encoding DUF4340 domain-containing protein encodes MKSRWLTNILLFTTIVILILIARYEPGIEEADVETVIPLNTSDIERVSVTRPLRDELLLEKDKDGFWWIMREPRLPAETFQVNALTRLAEQTVTRSYPVSDMNLGQLELDPPRASLTLNQTRIDFGGIDALENQRYLRVGDQVKLVPDLYLYRVEAGYTQFVRRKILPQHTHITSLTLPGLTLEKGDSGWLLSPTRDISGDDVQQFIDSWQAATAINVREADSQPQGERLTIRLAEQQQPVELVITSRKPELVLARPAFGIEYRMGDIAARLLEPALAGGPP; translated from the coding sequence ATGAAATCACGCTGGCTGACCAACATCCTGCTTTTCACTACCATTGTGATCCTTATACTGATCGCACGTTACGAACCCGGAATTGAAGAAGCCGACGTGGAGACGGTGATACCTCTAAATACCAGTGACATAGAACGGGTCAGCGTTACGCGCCCGTTGCGCGATGAGCTGCTGCTGGAAAAGGACAAAGACGGATTCTGGTGGATTATGCGTGAACCCCGGCTGCCCGCAGAGACCTTTCAGGTGAATGCACTGACACGACTGGCAGAACAAACTGTTACACGCAGTTACCCGGTCAGTGATATGAATCTTGGTCAGCTCGAGCTGGATCCTCCACGCGCCAGCCTGACACTCAACCAGACACGTATCGACTTTGGTGGCATCGACGCACTGGAGAACCAGCGTTACCTGCGGGTTGGCGATCAGGTCAAGCTGGTGCCCGATCTTTACCTGTACAGGGTTGAAGCAGGCTATACCCAGTTTGTACGACGGAAAATACTGCCTCAACACACTCACATCACGTCGCTGACACTTCCGGGTTTAACACTGGAAAAGGGGGACTCAGGCTGGTTACTTTCACCAACTCGCGATATTTCCGGTGATGATGTGCAGCAGTTTATCGATAGCTGGCAGGCGGCAACCGCCATTAATGTACGGGAGGCTGATAGCCAGCCGCAGGGAGAGCGCCTTACTATCCGGCTCGCCGAACAACAGCAGCCCGTCGAACTGGTTATTACTTCACGCAAGCCCGAGCTGGTACTTGCCCGGCCGGCTTTTGGTATCGAATACCGTATGGGCGACATTGCAGCGCGCCTGCTTGAACCTGCCCTGGCGGGTGGGCCACCGTAG
- a CDS encoding GldG family protein, which yields MKVTRSSRRQLQLQNLIFLVGLLTMAGLLGWLSTRYNIEADWTSGGRNSLSVDSRKLLEEMEGPVHITAFARDNPELREHIHDLVARYQRHKPDVELHFVNPDAEPERVREMGITLDGELLVAYNGRSDKIQDLSEQSLTNALLRIARPSARKVVFLTGHGERNPLGQANHDFGQFGKLLSDKGIHVETLMLAETPAIPGDTSLLVIADPRTPLLSGEVQLINRYLRQGGNLLWLVEPGGLAGLEPVAETLGIELLPGTVVDPTTQLFGIDNPAFAIIPDYPMHEITRGIEGRITLFPQACAIDVTAPPDWEAQPLLTTLDRAWTEIGPISGTIRFDQDSDERMGPLDIGYIFTRERGDEDQLDQQRAGVICDSDFISNTYLGNAGNIDLGLALFNWLNHDDRFIAITARTASDVNLELGKFAQALIGFGFLFVLPLALLSAGVGIWWRRRNR from the coding sequence ATGAAAGTGACCCGATCATCCCGCCGTCAGCTGCAGTTACAGAACCTGATTTTTCTTGTCGGGCTTCTGACCATGGCCGGACTGCTTGGCTGGCTGAGCACACGCTATAATATCGAGGCCGACTGGACCAGCGGCGGCCGCAACAGCCTGTCAGTTGACAGCCGCAAGTTACTCGAGGAAATGGAAGGACCGGTTCATATTACGGCATTCGCACGCGACAACCCCGAACTGCGCGAGCATATTCATGATCTTGTGGCACGTTATCAGCGTCACAAGCCCGATGTTGAACTGCACTTTGTCAACCCGGATGCGGAGCCGGAACGTGTCCGTGAAATGGGTATTACACTGGATGGTGAATTACTGGTTGCCTACAACGGCCGCAGCGACAAGATACAGGACCTGTCAGAGCAGAGCCTGACCAATGCCCTGCTGCGTATTGCACGACCCAGTGCACGCAAGGTGGTCTTTCTGACCGGACACGGTGAACGCAACCCGCTCGGACAGGCCAACCACGACTTCGGACAGTTTGGCAAACTGCTTTCCGACAAAGGCATCCATGTCGAAACACTGATGCTCGCAGAAACGCCTGCAATACCCGGCGACACCAGCCTGCTGGTAATAGCAGACCCGCGCACACCACTGTTGTCCGGTGAAGTACAGCTCATCAACCGATATCTCCGACAAGGTGGTAACCTGCTGTGGCTGGTCGAACCCGGCGGCCTGGCCGGTCTGGAACCGGTCGCGGAAACACTCGGTATTGAGCTCCTGCCGGGCACCGTGGTAGACCCTACCACGCAACTGTTCGGTATCGATAACCCGGCATTCGCCATCATCCCCGATTATCCCATGCACGAAATTACACGTGGCATAGAAGGAAGAATCACGCTATTCCCGCAGGCCTGCGCGATTGACGTAACAGCACCGCCGGACTGGGAAGCACAACCCCTGTTGACCACGCTTGATCGCGCATGGACTGAAATCGGCCCGATCAGTGGAACCATCCGTTTTGACCAGGACAGTGACGAGCGCATGGGACCACTCGATATCGGCTATATCTTTACCCGTGAACGAGGTGATGAAGATCAGCTTGATCAGCAGCGTGCCGGGGTTATTTGTGACAGCGATTTTATCTCCAACACCTACCTGGGGAATGCCGGCAATATCGACCTTGGACTGGCCCTGTTCAACTGGCTTAACCACGACGACCGGTTCATCGCCATCACCGCGCGCACGGCCAGTGATGTCAACCTGGAGCTCGGCAAGTTTGCACAGGCGCTTATCGGCTTCGGTTTCCTGTTTGTCCTGCCTTTGGCGCTACTGTCGGCCGGTGTTGGCATCTGGTGGCGACGCCGTAACCGCTAA
- a CDS encoding ABC transporter permease subunit: MILTIAIRELKNLFLSPLAWAILAVLQLVIAFLFLSQLDTYMSTWQPRLAGIEGAPGVTDLVVAPLFQTVGFLLLLISPAITMRSISEEQRNRTLTLLLSAPVSIREIVLGKFLGITLFFFILLLMLMAMPLSLYSGTTLDAGKLLSGLLGLALLSSAFAAIGLFLSSLTEQPVVAAISTLGLLMLLWIIDWNSSASENISGLFQYLSLKTHFNAFLKGIFSTRDLVYYLLLISVFLILGIRRLDQKRLTG, encoded by the coding sequence ATGATACTCACCATTGCAATACGAGAACTGAAAAACCTGTTTCTGTCACCACTGGCCTGGGCGATACTCGCGGTATTGCAACTTGTGATCGCCTTTCTGTTCCTGTCACAACTGGATACTTATATGTCGACATGGCAACCCCGGCTGGCTGGCATCGAGGGCGCGCCAGGGGTCACCGACCTCGTGGTAGCGCCATTATTTCAGACTGTTGGCTTCCTGCTGCTGCTGATTTCGCCTGCCATCACCATGCGCAGCATCAGTGAAGAACAGCGCAACCGTACGCTGACACTACTACTGTCAGCACCCGTATCGATTCGTGAGATCGTGCTGGGAAAATTCCTTGGCATCACCCTGTTCTTCTTTATTCTGCTACTGATGCTCATGGCCATGCCGCTGTCGCTGTATTCGGGCACAACACTTGATGCCGGCAAACTTTTGTCGGGACTGCTTGGGCTTGCACTGCTCTCCAGTGCCTTTGCCGCCATTGGGCTGTTTTTGTCTTCGCTGACCGAGCAACCGGTCGTTGCGGCCATCAGTACACTGGGCCTGTTGATGTTGCTATGGATCATTGACTGGAACAGCAGCGCCAGCGAGAATATTTCCGGACTTTTCCAGTACCTGTCACTGAAGACACACTTCAATGCATTCCTGAAGGGCATCTTCAGCACCCGCGACCTGGTCTACTACCTGCTGTTAATCAGCGTGTTCCTGATTCTTGGCATTCGCCGACTGGATCAGAAACGCCTGACCGGATAA
- a CDS encoding ABC transporter ATP-binding protein: MEPIIKHMDSKILISVEQLSRYYGHQLAVDHIDFTLSPGEVLGFLGPNGAGKSTTMQMITGNLAPSEGRIEINGIDMLDRPRQAKSDIGYLPEQPPVYRDLTVDEYLDYCARLHRVSTGKRGQAINHAKRRCGLLAVNRRLIGNLSKGYQQRVGIAQAILHNPAVVILDEPTVGLDPNQIREIRNLIRELGETHGIILSTHILPEVQATCTRVQIINEGRLVFSQSMQEIEKQLVSHVLVLETREPLSDEILENLPGADRSERLGPCRAKLHFRGENPAGGIAASIADHGLGLVELALDRQTLEQVFVELTCHDGPQATGDAA; the protein is encoded by the coding sequence ATGGAACCTATCATAAAGCACATGGACTCAAAAATCCTGATTAGCGTCGAACAGCTGTCACGTTACTACGGACACCAGCTGGCGGTCGACCATATCGACTTTACGTTATCACCGGGCGAGGTGCTGGGTTTTCTTGGCCCCAACGGCGCTGGCAAGTCGACGACCATGCAGATGATTACCGGCAACCTCGCACCCAGCGAAGGGCGCATAGAGATCAACGGCATCGATATGCTCGACCGGCCCAGGCAGGCCAAGTCTGATATTGGCTACCTGCCCGAACAACCGCCGGTCTACCGGGACCTGACAGTGGATGAATACCTCGACTACTGCGCACGGCTGCACCGCGTCAGCACGGGAAAACGCGGCCAGGCCATAAACCACGCCAAGCGCCGCTGTGGTCTGCTGGCAGTCAACCGCCGCCTGATCGGCAACCTCTCCAAGGGCTACCAGCAGCGTGTCGGTATTGCCCAGGCCATATTACACAATCCGGCTGTAGTGATTCTTGACGAGCCGACAGTTGGCCTTGACCCCAACCAGATCCGCGAAATCCGTAACCTGATCCGGGAACTGGGAGAAACTCATGGCATCATCCTCTCCACACACATTCTGCCGGAGGTTCAGGCCACCTGCACACGCGTGCAGATTATTAATGAAGGCCGACTGGTCTTCTCGCAAAGCATGCAGGAAATCGAAAAACAACTTGTCAGCCACGTACTGGTACTGGAAACCCGCGAACCTCTGTCAGATGAAATACTGGAAAACCTTCCCGGCGCAGACCGCAGCGAACGACTCGGCCCTTGTCGCGCAAAACTGCACTTCAGGGGTGAAAATCCTGCCGGAGGTATTGCTGCCAGCATTGCAGACCATGGCCTGGGACTGGTTGAACTTGCACTGGACCGGCAGACGCTCGAACAGGTGTTCGTGGAACTGACCTGCCATGATGGCCCTCAGGCAACAGGGGATGCCGCCTGA